The following nucleotide sequence is from Vanrija pseudolonga chromosome 4, complete sequence.
GCTCGACCGGCCAGGCTTGcacgccttcctcgccgcctgccaGGCACCGGACGGCAGCTTCTCCCCCACGCCCGACACGCTCGGCCTGTTCCAGAACGACGTGCGCATGGCGTACACTGCGAGCTTGGCAGCCAAGGTCGCCGGAGGGACGCCGTCGTTCGATGTGCCCGCGGCGATCGAGTTTGTGCGCCGTTGCGAGACGTGGGAGGGGGGTTATGCTGGCCGGCCGGGCATCGAGTCGCATGGTGGGTGTGAGGAAGTCTAGGAGTAGCTAACCCACCAGGAGGTACAAACTACTGTGCTCTTGCGGCCCTATCGCTCCTCGGtgcgctcgacaaggccgacgtggCAGGATCGTCGCGCTGGCTCATGCAGCGCCAGATCGGCGGATTCCAGGGACGGCCAGGaaagctcgaggacgtgtGCTATTCGTTCTGGTGTGGCGGGGCGTTGGCAGTGAGTGCGGGATGGAGTACTACGAGCAATCCTGACCACGTACCAGActctcggcctcgcgtcCCTCGTCAACGAGGAGCCCAACGCCCAGTTCCTCCTCGACTCGCAGTCACCGATCGGCGGGTTCGGCAAAGAGCCAGATGTGCACCCCGACCCATTCCACTCGTacctcgccatcgcggcgctgTCGCTCACGAGTGCGCGGGAGAagctggagctggaggagaTTGACCCGGTTTATAATATGCCGCTGTGGGCAAGGGACTGGCTGTTGGCAGCCGCAGAGGCAGCGGCATAGGGCTGCCGCCATGTGTGAGGGACTAAACCCGGGAATACGTTTGGGGCCAGCAGCTGGGCTGCTCTGTAGAAGTCGTCATATACATAGCATGGTACGGGCATGTGCCTTTTGGGTGTGCA
It contains:
- the Pggt1b gene encoding Geranylgeranyl transferase type-1 subunit beta — protein: MAQTTFKRNAHASFFTLCLRALPARAQDYDSNRVTIAFFCLSGLALIGKLNPSDEERDAWIEWLWSLQAPDGGFRGSTGEPAGTPGNLPSTYTALASLALLRAPLDRLDRPGLHAFLAACQAPDGSFSPTPDTLGLFQNDVRMAYTASLAAKVAGGTPSFDVPAAIEFVRRCETWEGGYAGRPGIESHGGTNYCALAALSLLGALDKADVAGSSRWLMQRQIGGFQGRPGKLEDVCYSFWCGGALATLGLASLVNEEPNAQFLLDSQSPIGGFGKEPDVHPDPFHSYLAIAALSLTSAREKLELEEIDPVYNMPLWARDWLLAAAEAAA